From Elaeis guineensis isolate ETL-2024a chromosome 16, EG11, whole genome shotgun sequence, a single genomic window includes:
- the LOC105059229 gene encoding uncharacterized protein has protein sequence MEAGENKESKASVDDPESSEQVDGDARARRFYGCIFCKRGFSTPQALGGHMNIHRKDRARMRPTAISSATEEPGEGSERCGSQYLIPSHQSSYPPFSESLRNYAMYFPASASSNREVKLPSDEDDHSRRPQELSLFGEELHPDLKSRGGDEAVEYREERKMDGEEKELDLELRLGHEPEARS, from the coding sequence ATGGAAGCTGGTGAAAACAAGGAATCAAAGGCATCAGTCGATGATCCAGAATCTTCGGAGcaagtggatggtgatgccaggGCCAGGAGGTTCTATGGGTGCATCTTCTGCAAGAGAGGCTTCTCCACTCCACAAGCCTTGGGCGGCCACATGAACATCCACCGAAAGGACCGAGCCAGGATGCGGCCGACGGCGATCTCTTCAGCTACTGAAGAGCCCGGTGAAGGCTCTGAGAGATGTGGATCTCAgtacttgatccctagccatcaGTCCAGTTATCCACCGTTCTCCGAGTCGCTGAGGAATTATGCCATGTACTTCCCAGCATCAGCATCTTCGAATCGTGAGGTGAAATTGCCCAGTGATGAGGATGATCATTCAAGAAGGCCACAAGAGCTGAGTCTTTTTGGTGAGGAGTTGCATCCGGATTTAAAATCTCGTGGTGGTGATGAAGCTGTGGAGtatagagaagagaggaagatggaTGGCGAGGAAAAAGAACTGGATTTGGAACTCCGACTTGGTCATGAGCCAGAAGCCCGGTCATAA